In Streptomyces erythrochromogenes, the DNA window GAGGGCGAGCAGGTCCCGGTCCCGCCGGAGTGGGGCGGGCTGCGGGTGGTGCCGCAGGAGATCGAGTTCTGGCAGGGCCACGAGAACCGGCTGCACGACCGCCTCCACTACGTGCTGGAGGTCGGGAAGTGGCGCCTGGAACGGCTCTGCCCGTAGCCGAGGGAAAAACAGACGACCCGCGGGCTCGGGTTCCTCTCCTGCAGTGAGAGGAGCCGGCCGGACGTTACCGGCGAGCCCGCGGGTCGGGTGACTGCTTGGGATTGGCGCCGGGCGATCCGCCGGGCACCGCACTGGGTGCGCTACTGACGGCGGGCCCTAGCCCGCAGCCACCTCACGCGTCCGGTTTCCGTACATTGCGGGAACCACCTCCCTTCTCGTGTAAGTCAGAGCCTAGGCACGCACGCCGGCGGTCACAACTGTTTATTGGAGCCGGAGCCGGCCCTCCCGCGGGCGCTTCCGAGGGGGCAGCGATGTGCCGGCCGCCCCGGCCTGACCGGATTTCGTGTCCCCAATCCGGCGAAAGCGGTGTGGTGTGGGTCACGTTCGAGTTCAATGATCTGACGTGCCGCATACGCGAACACCTGCTGGGGGTTCCAGGTGAGTGCTTCCGGACGTGACGAGACCGCCGACGATCTGCTCGCCGCGCTGTTGGACGGGATGGACGCCGCGCTGTGCGCCTTCGATTCCGACGGGGTGATCACCCACTGGAACCGGGAGGCCGAGCGGATCCTGGGCTGGTCGGCCGGGGAGGCCGTGGGGCGCAAGGGGTTCGAGGGGTGGGCGGTACGGGCCGCCGACGCGCAGGACGTGCAGGACAGACTGATGTCCGCCCAGCAGGTGCCCGGGCGCCAGGTCCACGAGTTCGCGCTGCTCACCAAGGACGGCGGGCGGGTCCTCGTACGGACGCAGTCCGCCGGGGTGCCGGGTGCGGACGGCTCGCCCGCGGGGGTGTACTGCGCCTTCAGCGAGGTGCACGCGCAGATCGACCTGGAGCGGTCCATCGCGCTCAGCGAGGCCCTGATGGAGGACGCCTCCTGGGGCGTCGTCCTCGTCGACGTCGACCTGCGGCCCGCCGTGGTCAACACGCACGCCGCCCGGGCCTTCGGGACCGGCCGCACCGCTCTGCTCGGCCGGCCCCTCGGGGAGCTGCTGACCCAGGGGGTGGAGGAGCTGGAGGGCGCGCTCCAGCACGTCCTCGCGGAGGGGGCGCCGCCCGCGCCCGTCGAGATGTGGGTGGCGGTGCGCACGGCGGAGGGGGTGCGGCGCCGGTGCTGGCGGTGCGGGTTCCTGCGGCTGGCCTCGCCGCTCGCGGAGGAACCGGTGCCGCTGGGCGTCGGCTGGCTGATCCAGGACGTCACCGAGGCCCGGCAGGAACAGCTCGACGCCGCGCAGGCGCGGTTCCGGTCCCACCAGCTCCACCGGGCGGGGCGGGCCGCCGCCGAGTGCGAGGATCCGGCGGAGGCGGCCGCCGTGCGCCTGGACTTCGCGCTCGCCGGCTTCGCCGAGCACGCGCTGCTCGACGTACTGGCTCCTGCGGCCGACTCCGAGCGGCGAAGGCTCGTACGGTGCGCAGCGTCGCCGCCCGCGCTGCCGGCGCCGGGTTCGATCCCCGTGCGGTACGCGGCCGGGCACCCGGCGTTGCAGGCGCTGGACCGGATCGGCTCGGTGCGCACCAGTGCCCCGCGCGGCGAGGCGGACGCGGAGTGGGCGCGGGCCCGGCAGTGGCCCGAGGGGGCGGCGCACGTGCTGTGCACGGTGCTGCGCAGCCGGGGGCGGACCCTGGGTGCGCTGACGTTCCTGCGCGGGCCCTCGCGGGTGGCGTTCGAGCGCGCGGACGCCGCGTACGCGGAGGAGGTCGCGGCCAGGGTCGCGGCGGACCTGGACCTGGCGGCGCGCCCGCCGGGTCAGTGACCGGAGCCGGCCACCGGCCCGAGCCGGTCGGTGCCGTCGGCCGGTCAGTGACGGAAGAAGATCCGGTCGCCGTACTCCTGCATGACGCGGCCGTTCCACTCGTGGCCGCCGTCGACGTTGCCCGAGCGCAGCAGCGGGGGTTCCAAGCCGCGGGCGGCGAGTTCTCCGGCCGCCGTCGCCATGACCGCCTGCATGATCGCGCTGGTGACGACGGTGGAGGCGGGGGCGAAGGGGGCGTCGATGCCGTCGATGCTCAGTTCGGCGTCGCCGACGGCGATCTTGCTGTCGAGGACGACGTCGCAGTGGTCCTTGAGGAAGGTGCCGGAGACGTGCCGTGAGCGGGTGTCGGTGGCGTACGCGACGGAGGTGACGCCGATGACCTTGAGGCCGATGGCGCGGGCGTTCATGGCCATCTCGACCGGCAGGGCGTTGCGCCCGGAGAGGGAGATGATCACGAGGACGTCGCCGTCGGAGGCGGGGCTGCTGTCGAGGACGGCGCCGGCGAGGCCGTCGACCCGTTCCAGGGCGCTGCCCAGGGTGGCGGGCATGACGTCGACGCCGGCGGTGCCGGGGACGGCGAGGAAGTTCATCAGGGCCAGGCCGCCGGCCCGGTAGACGACGTCCTGGGCGGGCAGCGAGGAGTGTCCGGCGCCGAAGGCGAAGAGGCGGTTGCCGGCGGCGACGGCGTCGGCGATGAGGGTGCCGGCCTCGGCGATGTGCGGGGCCTCCTCGTCCCGTACCCGCTCCAGCAGGCCGATGGCGGCATCGAAGAACTGACCGGCCAGCTTGCTCTCGCTCATGCGCCGAAGGCCCTTCCAGAGGTGGGGTGCGTCCGTGTCCGCCGCTCACCGTGCGGTCTGGACCAAGGGCGTGTCAATACGGGCGTCAATCCCGTGTGAGAAGGGCCTGGGGATGTACGGGACGGGTCTTGACCGCTGGGCACGGGACGGTTGTCGGCCTGATGCGTCAGAATTGGGGACAGGGCCAGCGCACGCAATCCGAGGGGCACGAATGTCCGGACTGATCGATACCACGGAGATGTATCTCCGCACCATCCTCGAGCTGGAAGAGGAAGGCGTGGTACCCATGCGCGCCCGGATCGCCGAGAGGCTGGACCAGAGCGGGCCGACGGTGAGCCAGACGGTGGCGCGCATGGAGCGGGACGGCCTGGTGGCCGTCGCCACCGACCGGCACCTGGAGCTGACGGACGAGGGCCGGCGGCTGGCGACGCGCGTGATGCGCAAGCACCGGCTCGCCGAGTGCCTGCTCGTCGACGTCATCGGGCTGGAGTGGGAGCAGGTCCACGCCGAGGCCTGCCGGTGGGAGCACGTGATGAGCGAGGCGGTGGAGCGGCGGGTGCTGGAGCTGCTGCGCCACCCGACCGAGTCGCCGTACGGGAACCCTATCCCGGGGCTGGAGGAGCTGGGGGAGAAGGCCGAGGCGGAGCCGTTCCTGGAGGACGGGATGATCAGCCTGGCCGAACTGGACCCGGGTACCGAGGGCAAGACGGTGGTCGTGCGGCGGATCGGGGAGCCGATCCAGACGGACGCCCAGCTGATGTACACGCTGCGTCGTGCGGGTGTGCAGCCCGGTTCGGTGGTGAGCGTGACCGAGTCGCCGGGCGGTGTGCTGGTGGGCAGTGGTGGTGAGGCCGCCGAGCTCGAGGCGGAGATCGCCTCGCACGTGTTCGTGGCGAAGCGCTGACCTCGTAGGTCCCAGCCGTACGGATCGGTCCTCGGTAGTGGTCGGTCCCGGCGCCTTGCGGCGCCGGGACCGGTCCTCCCCTGTGTGACCTGGAGCCCCGAGCTCTCAAGGTCGTCCCCTCGGACCGTCTTCCCCGAGCGGCCCGCCTCCCTGTTGAAAGGATCTCCATCGGCAGGGGCGGCCAATCCTTGAGCAAGGTCACTCGAAAGAGCGGTGTTGTGGGCGAGAACCCCGTTTTCGAATGGGGGTTCGATAGTCTGGCGGGGAGCGAAGGGGGTGCATCTGCGGTGGTACAGCGCATCGATGTGACAGGGGCCGAAGGCGTCCGTCTGGCCGCCTGGCAGTTCCGAGAACCGGTCCCCGAGGCAGACCCCCGCCCCGGCGTGCTGTTACTGCACGGCCTGATGGGTCGTGCCTCCCACTGGGCCGGCACCGCCCACTGGCTCGGCGAACGCCGCCGCGTCGTCGCCCTGGACCAGCGCGGCCACGGCCACAGCGACCGCCCGGCCGACGCGG includes these proteins:
- a CDS encoding PAS domain-containing protein, which translates into the protein MSASGRDETADDLLAALLDGMDAALCAFDSDGVITHWNREAERILGWSAGEAVGRKGFEGWAVRAADAQDVQDRLMSAQQVPGRQVHEFALLTKDGGRVLVRTQSAGVPGADGSPAGVYCAFSEVHAQIDLERSIALSEALMEDASWGVVLVDVDLRPAVVNTHAARAFGTGRTALLGRPLGELLTQGVEELEGALQHVLAEGAPPAPVEMWVAVRTAEGVRRRCWRCGFLRLASPLAEEPVPLGVGWLIQDVTEARQEQLDAAQARFRSHQLHRAGRAAAECEDPAEAAAVRLDFALAGFAEHALLDVLAPAADSERRRLVRCAASPPALPAPGSIPVRYAAGHPALQALDRIGSVRTSAPRGEADAEWARARQWPEGAAHVLCTVLRSRGRTLGALTFLRGPSRVAFERADAAYAEEVAARVAADLDLAARPPGQ
- a CDS encoding metal-dependent transcriptional regulator, with product MSGLIDTTEMYLRTILELEEEGVVPMRARIAERLDQSGPTVSQTVARMERDGLVAVATDRHLELTDEGRRLATRVMRKHRLAECLLVDVIGLEWEQVHAEACRWEHVMSEAVERRVLELLRHPTESPYGNPIPGLEELGEKAEAEPFLEDGMISLAELDPGTEGKTVVVRRIGEPIQTDAQLMYTLRRAGVQPGSVVSVTESPGGVLVGSGGEAAELEAEIASHVFVAKR
- a CDS encoding SIS domain-containing protein, translating into MSESKLAGQFFDAAIGLLERVRDEEAPHIAEAGTLIADAVAAGNRLFAFGAGHSSLPAQDVVYRAGGLALMNFLAVPGTAGVDVMPATLGSALERVDGLAGAVLDSSPASDGDVLVIISLSGRNALPVEMAMNARAIGLKVIGVTSVAYATDTRSRHVSGTFLKDHCDVVLDSKIAVGDAELSIDGIDAPFAPASTVVTSAIMQAVMATAAGELAARGLEPPLLRSGNVDGGHEWNGRVMQEYGDRIFFRH